The following proteins come from a genomic window of Lolium rigidum isolate FL_2022 chromosome 5, APGP_CSIRO_Lrig_0.1, whole genome shotgun sequence:
- the LOC124658261 gene encoding protein DWARF 53-like, which produces MPTPVPAARQCLAPAAVTALDAAVASARRRAHAQTTSLHLIAALLPQQAPPLLRDALARARSAAYSPRVQLKALELCFAVSLDRLASTSTSAPPPGDEPPVSNSLMAAIKRSQANQRRNPDTFHFYHHTTFQSPSSAATSQVRVELSHLVLAILDDPVVSRVFDDAGFRSADVKLAILRPAPPLGRLPARARPPPLFLCSFAAADDADAPSPAGNDNGRRVAEILARGRNPMLVGVGAASAATDFAAASPYRILPVDPTSIDQTQLGVAAAMAAATSGLVISIGDLRDLVPDDGELQERARRVVAEVTRVLETHRAGRVWVMGWSATYETYLTFLSKFPLVDKDWDLQLLPITAVRAGGLVPPVTTAPAFSNPPSASLVEPLVPFHGIMNDTYESSSLPAHPCPQILRCQECNDRCEQEVTTIVKGSGITGEDYHQGGLPSPLQNGSMMGLNNGLDAIKVRDDQMVLKSKVLNLQKKWNDYCLRLHQGCQTINRGPYQFPHYIGVPADMERAITLSKGSESVTLQRGVIRPSAVSATRTNATPKSVSPPSISNQTNEDLVLSLQGRHSKGDDQLQDRHVQLQQKDLSSCHDRENHMSASTAAAASVATDLVLSTPRESSSKGTSSAFWKHVGDADKSTHLTPRKVDDLNLKPPQTFVQPYSSRSSRNVGQTSPSSLHSAASGGVSAFGQWQKPSHLAVQGSDLSNYKLLVERLFEVVGRQEEALSAICASIVHCQSTERRRGANRKNDMWFSFHGADSMAKRRAAVALAELVHGHKDNFIYLDLSLQDWGDSSFRGKTGIDCVVEELSKKRRCVIFLDNIDEADCLVQDSLSHASDTGRFRDMRGKEVAINDSIVVLSTRFARSSRNLLVGVEEGHTFSEAKILAARGQQLKILVEPGTAITSRDPSRSPVVVSPSHPLAKLQTSLCSGNVSKRKLNDSDDQENLLESPSNPKRPHRTSSVPFDLNLPVGEDGSNGADGDDSSNSNDNSSGNPERSIDGLLCLVDGAVEFKPFDFGKLANNILRELSNMLGNILGSGCTLEVDVSAMEQMLAASWASEDRQRPLQAWLGQVFARSLDELKLQRGNHASSCALRLVACEGTAAVSAAKEDGGFGALLPSRIILEWR; this is translated from the exons ATGCCGACGCCGGTGCCCGCCGCGAGGCAGTGCCTGGCGCCGGCCGCCGTCACGGCCCtcgacgccgccgtcgcctccgcgcGCCGGAGGGCGCACGCGCAGACCACTTCGCTCCACCTCATCGCCGCGCTGCTCCCGCAGCAGGCCCCGCCGCTGCTCCGCGACGCGCTCGCGCGGGCGCGCAGCGCCGCCTACTCGCCGCGCGTCCAGCTCAAGGCGCTCGAGCTCTGCTTCGCGGTCTCGCTCGACAGgctcgcctccacctccacctccgcgccTCCCCCGGGTGACGAGCCGCCGGTCTCCAACTCGCTCATGGCGGCCATCAAGCGCTCCCAGGCCAACCAGCGCCGCAACCCGGACACCTTCCACTTCTACCACCATACCACCTTCCAgtccccctcctccgccgccacctcccagGTCCGCGTCGAGCTCTCGCACCTCGTGCTCGCCATCCTCGACGACCCCGTCGTCAGCCGCGTCTTCGACGACGCCGGCTTCCGCagcgccgacgtcaagctcgccATCCTCCGCCCGGCCCCGCCGCTCGGCCGCCTCCCCGCgcgcgcccgcccgccgccgctcttCCTCTGCAGCTTCGCCGCCGCAGACGACGCCGACGCGCCCTCGCCAGCCGGCAACGACAACGGCCGCCGCGTCGCCGAGATCCTCGCGCGCGGCCGCAACCCCATGCTCGTCGGCGTCGGGGCCGCGTCCGCCGCAACCGACTTCGCGGCCGCCTCGCCCTACCGTATCCTCCCCGTCGACCCAACCTCCATCGACCAGACACAgctcggcgtggcggcggcgatggctgcGGCGACCTCCGGCCTCGTGATAAGCATCGGCGACCTCAGGGACCTGGTCCCCGACGACGGCGAGCTCCAGGAGAGGGCGCGCCGGGTGGTGGCGGAGGTGACGCGGGTGCTGGAGACGCACAGGGCAGGGCGCGTCTGGGTCATGGGCTGGTCCGCCACCTACGAGACGTACCTCACCTTCCTCTCCAAGTTCCCCTTGGTTGACAAGGACTGGGACCTCCAGTTGCTGCCCATCACGGCGGTGCGCGCCGGCGGACTCGTGCCCCCGGTGACCACGGCACCTGCTTTCTCCAACCCTCCAAGTGCAAG CTTGGTGGAACCGCTCGTTCCTTTTCACGGAATTATGAACGATACCTACGAGTCTAGCAGCCTTCCAGCACATCCTTGCCCTCAAATCCTCCGGTGTCAAGAATGCAATGATAGATGTGAGCAAGAAGTCACAACTATCGTTAAAGGAAGTGGCATTACAGGTGAAGACTATCACCAGGGAGGTCTGCCTTCCCCGCTTCAGAATGGCAGCATGATGGGTCTTAACAATGGACTTGATGCTATCAAG GTTAGAGATGATCAGATGGTGTTGAAATCAAAAGTATTGAATTTGCAGAAGAAGTGGAACGACTACTGCCTGCGCCTACACCAAGGCTGCCAGACCATCAACAGAGGTCCTTACCAGTTCCCGCATTATATTGGTGTTCCAGCTGATATGGAAAGAGCAATAACTCTGAGCAAAGGTTCTGAGTCAGTTACACTTCAAAGGGGGGTTATTAGACCTTCTGCGGTGTCTGCTACACGTACAAACGCAACCCCAAAGAGTGTTTCACCTCCATCTATCTCCAACCAAACGAACGAAGACCTTGTATTAAGTCTTCAAGGGAGGCACTCGAagggtgatgatcaacttcaagataGGCATGTGCAATTGCAACAAAAAGACTTGTCGAGCTGCCATGACCGTGAAAACCACATGTCGGCATcaactgctgctgctgcatctgtGGCAACCGACTTAGTGTTGAGTACACCTCGTGAATCTTCTTCGAAGGGTACAAGTTCTGCCTTCTGGAAACATGTAGGGGATGCGGATAAGTCTACCCATCTGACACCCAGAAAGGTGGATGATTTGAATCTGAAGCCTCCACAGACCTTTGTACAACCTTACAGCTCTCGAAGTTCCAGAAATGTGGGCCAAACATCACCTAGTTCTCTGCATTCGGCAGCTTCAGGAGGCGTGTCTGCCTTTGGCCAATGGCAAAAGCCTTCACACCTTGCAGTACAAGGTTCTGATTTGAGTAATTACAAGCTACTTGTGGAACGACTGTTCGAGGTAGTCGGAAGGCAGGAAGAAGCCCTGAGTGCTATTTGTGCGTCCATAGTTCACTGCCAGTCAACAGAGAGACGCCGTGGTGCAAACCGGAAGAATGACATGTGGTTTAGTTTTCATGGTGCTGACAGCATGGCCAAGCGGAGAGCTGCTGTGGCACTTGCAGAGCTCGTGCACGGCCATAAAGACAATTTCATTTATCTGGACCTGAGCCTCCAGGATTGGGGTGACTCGAGCTTTAGAGGAAAGACTGGCATAGACTGTGTCGTCGAGGAGTTGAGCAAGAAGCGGCGTTGTGTAATCTTCCTGGACAACATTGACGAAGCAGACTGCCTTGTTCAGGATAGTCTATCTCATGCCTCTGACACCGGCAGATTCCGAGACATGCGTGGCAAGGAAGTTGCCATTAATGATTCAATAGTAGTCTTGTCGACAAGATTCGCGCGAAGCAGCAGAAATCTCCTGGTTGGGGTGGAGGAGGGGCATACTTTCTCCGAAGCGAAGATTCTGGCAGCTAGAGGACAGCAACTGAAGATCTTGGTAGAACCAGGCACAGCGATCACCAGCAGAGACCCCAGTAGGAGTCCGGTGGTAGTTTCCCCAAGTCACCCTCTCGCCAAACTTCAAACTTCTTTGTGCTCTGGTAATGTCAGTAAGAGGAAGCTCAACGATTCTGACGACCAAGAAAATCTGCTAGAATCACCAAGCAATCCCAAGCGGCCACACAGAACATCAAGTGTGCCGTTCGACTTGAACCTCCCTGTCGGCGAGGACGGATCCAATGGCGCTGATGGCGATGACAGCAGCAACAGCAACGACAACTCATCTGGCAATCCAGAGAGGTCCATCGACGGCCTCTTGTGTTTGGTCGACGGAGCAGTCGAATTCAAGCCGTTCGACTTTGGCAAACTCGCCAACAACATCCTGCGGGAGCTGAGCAACATGCTCGGAAACATCCTGGGCTCGGGCTGCACGTTGGAGGTCGACGTTAGCGCGATGGAGCAAATGCTCGCGGCTTCATGGGCGTCGGAGGATAGGCAGCGGCCTCTGCAGGCCTGGCTGGGGCAGGTGTTCGCAAGGAGCCTTGATGAGCTGAAGCTCCAGCGAGGTAACCACGCGAGCAGCTGTGCTCTTAGACTAGTGGCCTGTGAGGGCACGGCAGCAGTGTCAGCGGCGAAGGAAGACGGCGGGTTTGGAGCTCTGCTCCCCTCAAGAATAATTCTAGAATGGCGATGA